The region GCTGCGAGCGGGCGGCGCGCGAGGCCAACGACGCCCTCCTCTCGCCGCTCTCGGAGGCCGAGCGGAAGCAGTTCATGGGCCTGTTGATCCGGATTTCCGGTACGGACGGCTGATGAAGGCTAACGTTCCGTCATGACCGCACCCGAAACCGAACCCCGGCTCGCCCTCGACCCCGCGCGCACCGCCCTGGTGCTCGTGGATCTGATGGAGCGCATCGTCGGGCTGCCCGTGGAACCCCGCAAGGGCACCGAAGTCCTCGCCGCCGCCGAGGAGTTGGCGGCCACCTTCCGCAAGGCGGGCGCGCTCGTCGTGCTCGTCCGGGGTGAACGGCCCGGGCTGCCCGAGCAGCCGCCCGGCAGCGGACTCGTCGCCGGACTCGCGATGGAGGGCGACCTCGAGGTCGTGAAGCGGACCATCGGCGGGTTCCAGGGCAGCGGTCTCGACGAGCGGCTGCGGGAGCGCGGCATCTCCACCCTGGTGTTCGGCGGGATCGCCACCAACCTCGGCGTCGAGTCCACCGCCCGCGCCGCCGGCGACCTCGGCTACGACCTCGTGTTCGCAGAGGACGCGATGGCGGCCCTCACCGCGCCCGAACACGAGGCGTCGGTCCGCCTCGACTTCCCACGCCTGGGCACGGTCGTGACCACCGCGCAGGTGCACTTCAGCGCGGGCTGAGGCGCGGCGCGGGGCAGGGGATGCCGGTAGGGGCATGCCTCCGCCACGTCCTCGGGCACCCCGCCCCGCCCGACCGGCAGCGACTGCGC is a window of Streptomyces sp. NBC_00271 DNA encoding:
- a CDS encoding isochorismatase family protein is translated as MTAPETEPRLALDPARTALVLVDLMERIVGLPVEPRKGTEVLAAAEELAATFRKAGALVVLVRGERPGLPEQPPGSGLVAGLAMEGDLEVVKRTIGGFQGSGLDERLRERGISTLVFGGIATNLGVESTARAAGDLGYDLVFAEDAMAALTAPEHEASVRLDFPRLGTVVTTAQVHFSAG